DNA sequence from the Osmia bicornis bicornis unplaced genomic scaffold, iOsmBic2.1, whole genome shotgun sequence genome:
CACGCAGACGACGACGGCCTCGACGACTGACGCGCCCACGCAGTCCTCGGCAAGCCGATCACGCCTCCCCGAGATCGCGCTCCCGAAGTTCGAGGGAGACTACAGTAAATGGGCAGAATTCAAGGCCCATTTCGCTTCTGTTATCAGCGAACGCGCTGACCTCGCCGCACACGATAAGTTTTTGTACTTAAAGGGAGCTGTTACTGGCCTCGCGGCTAACTTGATTAGCCACCTTCCTACCACCGATGGCGCCCTGGAGCAGGCGTGGCAACTGCTCGACGGCCGCTATGACAACAAGCGGCTAAACGTGCAGTCGCACATGGACCGGCTTGCCAACCTCAAGCCGATGAAAATGCGCAAGGCGGCCTCGCTCCTGAAGATGGTGAACATCATCCAGGAGACGCAGCAGGCGCTACGGTCGTTCGGGTTGGAGGATGCCCACAATTGTTTCTTGCTCACCATGCTCGTGAGACTGCTCGACGCGGACACGCGCGAGCATTGGGAGTCATCGCTCGCCACGACGAAGGACTATCCGACGCTCGAACAGCTGACCACGTTTCTGCTCGCACGCGCACGCACGCTAGAACAGCTGGAGCAGCTGAGCACTGCTCGGGCCGTACAGCCCACTCCGACCACGACATCCAGAACCACGCAGCCTTCGCAGCAACGCTCCACTCCAGCACGAGCCGCAGTCCACGCAGGAACCGCTCGACCAGCTACATCAGCCCACGCAGCACCCGCAGCCAACGCCAAGTCCACGCAGTCCGCACTCTACCCGTGCGCTTTCTGCCAGAAGGATCACTTCCTGTCAGCGTGCCCACCGTTCAGAGCACTGACCCCGCACGACCGCGCCAACGTGGTCAAGGCCCACGCACTGTGCGTGAACTGTCTCGGCCACCATAACCTGCGCAGCTGCCGAACACGGCAACGGTGCAAGATCTGCGACGAGATCCACCACACCATGCTGCATGGGGCCGACATCAGCAAGGTGCTGGTACCTGGCCTTCCACCAACAGCATCGTCGCAGGCCACGCCCACGCCGGCTCCAGCAGCCaccacgcagaccacgccAACCACTTCAACGACCACGCATTCAAGTGACGGTGCAGTCGTCAACGCATCCGCAGCTATCGCAGCCCACGCACACAGAAATCGTTCAGCCCACGCAACCAGTacacgcagaccacggaccACGCTTTTAGCAACGgcactcgcaagagtgcacACTGACCTCGCAGTGCAGCAAGTAAGAATACTCATTGATTCAGGCTCTGAAGTCTCGTTGATTTCAGAGTCATTAGTCACGCAGCTCAGATTCAGAAGACAACGCTCCACGTTGGATGTCCACGgagttggtggagcaaggacctCGCAGACGAATGGAGTGGTCAATATTACCCTCCATTCAAATTACAGACCACTCTCAGTCACCATTCAAGCACACGTGCTGACGAAGGTGACCACTTGCTTACCATCCGAACCACCAGCTCGTCCAACGCTGCCATCGCATCTGGAGAAATTGAATCTAGCAGATCCGCAATTTCTCGTCTCCAGACCGGTGGACATTATTCTCGGAGCCGACGCATacgggcaagtcatcaagCCAAACATCATCCGGAACGCTTCAAcaccgttgatcgctcaactttcgatcttcggttggctcgtaatcgggcccctcgagggcaTTCAGACCATTCGCAGGACCTCTCATCAGGTGACGGTCAGTAACACCGATTGCCAGTTGGGTGAGTTACTCAGCCGCttctggacgcaggaagagccaCCACAGGACACGACACCCTTGCTCACACAAGAAgagcaagagtgcgaagatcatttCCAGACCACGTATTCTCGAGACTCCTCTGGAAGAtacatcgtgcgattgccgctcAAGCTTCATCCACGAGCACTTGGCAATTCTTACCAGACGGCGCACCATTGTCTTCAGAGGACACTCCGAAGATTCAGCAAGGACGCTCAGTACAAAcagctgtacaccaagttcatgctcGAATATGAGCAGCTTGGCCACatggtaagactgaacaaTGACTCAATAATCagtccgtttcagtactttcttccgcaCCATGGCGTTCTCAAGTTGGGCAGCACGACCACCGCTTTGCGAGTGGTGTTCAATGGCTCCAGCCCAACTTCTTCAGGACACGCATTAAATGATCTTCTCCACACCGGTCCGAACCTTATGCTGAACATCGCAGATCTGCTCATCTGGATACGCAGATTcaaacatctgtttgcaacCGACATCACGAAGATGTATCGCCAAATCAAGGTGCATCCGGAG
Encoded proteins:
- the LOC114881430 gene encoding uncharacterized protein LOC114881430, which produces MPKSRDPSPASKPEDTPAAMTATEPDPDHAAEATTQPLQAARPRTPTTLQLPEETTQATRTRSPTRLTSDLQVRSRVQEERLDTLLAMVEDLQVTLNKAPEEAAPEEPELIRTTILEIHVDFQREHAALSKVWPSTQLDHAYFKEKVSSNEARVVLSARKLLAQLEQKIKQNAQPTQTTTASTTDAPTQSSASRSRLPEIALPKFEGDYSKWAEFKAHFASVISERADLAAHDKFLYLKGAVTGLAANLISHLPTTDGALEQAWQLLDGRYDNKRLNVQSHMDRLANLKPMKMRKAASLLKMVNIIQETQQALRSFGLEDAHNCFLLTMLVRLLDADTREHWESSLATTKDYPTLEQLTTFLLARARTLEQLEQLSTARAVQPTPTTTSRTTQPSQQRSTPARAAVHAGTARPATSAHAAPAANAKSTQSALYPCAFCQKDHFLSACPPFRALTPHDRANVVKAHALCVNCLGHHNLRSCRTRQRCKICDEIHHTMLHGADISKVLVPGLPPTASSQATPTPAPAATTQTTPTTSTTTHSSDGAVVNASAAIAAHAHRNRSAHATSTRRPRTTLLATALARVHTDLAVQQVRILIDSGSEVSLISESLVTQLRFRRQRSTLDVHGVGGARTSQTNGVVNITLHSNYRPLSVTIQAHVLTKVTTCLPSEPPARPTLPSHLEKLNLADPQFLVSRPVDIILGADAYGTSHQVTVSNTDCQLGELLSRFWTQEEPPQDTTPLLTQEEQECEDHFQTTYSRDSSGRYIVRLPLKLHPRALGNSYQTAHHCLQRTLRRFSKDAQYKQLYTKFMLEYEQLGHMIQTSVCNRHHEDVSPNQGASGGLELAADTLA